Proteins encoded in a region of the Sterolibacterium denitrificans genome:
- a CDS encoding NADH-quinone oxidoreductase subunit M, which yields MIASNFLSLAIWVPILGAMVVLLAGSDRNAGLTRGIALIAALAGFLVTIPLYVNFDTAQSAMQFVEHALWVPQYNINYYLGVDGISVLFILLNSFITILVVLAGWRVIQSRVAQYMAAFLAMSGLMNGIFCALDGVLFYVFFEASLIPMYIIIGVWGGPNRVYAAFKFFLYTLAGSLLMLISLLYLFLQSGSFNILDWHALPLGLTAQTWLFIAFFFAFAVKVPMWPVHTWLPDAHVEAPTGGSVVLAAIMLKLGAYGFLRFSLPILPDASQELAGYMIALSLIAVIYIGFVAIIQGDMKKLVAYSSVSHMGFVTLGFFLFNQIGLEGALVQMISHGFVSGAMFLCIGVMYDRLHSRQIGDYGGVVNTMPKFAAFFLLFSMANSGLPATSGFVGEFMVVLGAVKYNFWIGFGAAISLILGAAYSLWMYKRVVFGGVGNKHVAEMADLDRREFFILGVLALCVLGMGLYPFPFTEVMHVSVEHLLEHVSTGKLTLVAP from the coding sequence ATGATTGCCTCAAACTTTCTAAGCCTAGCGATCTGGGTACCCATCCTTGGGGCCATGGTCGTGCTCCTCGCCGGTTCGGACCGCAACGCCGGACTCACCCGGGGCATCGCACTGATTGCCGCCCTGGCCGGTTTTCTGGTCACCATCCCGCTGTACGTGAATTTCGATACGGCGCAGAGCGCGATGCAGTTCGTCGAACACGCGCTCTGGGTGCCGCAGTACAACATCAACTACTACCTCGGCGTGGATGGCATCTCGGTGCTCTTCATCCTGCTCAACAGTTTCATCACCATCCTGGTGGTGCTGGCCGGCTGGCGGGTGATCCAAAGCCGGGTAGCCCAATACATGGCCGCCTTCCTCGCCATGTCGGGCCTGATGAACGGCATCTTCTGCGCGCTCGATGGCGTGCTGTTCTACGTCTTCTTCGAAGCCTCGCTGATTCCGATGTACATCATCATCGGCGTCTGGGGCGGGCCGAATCGCGTCTATGCGGCCTTCAAGTTCTTCCTCTACACGCTGGCCGGCTCGCTGCTGATGCTGATTTCGCTGCTCTACCTGTTCCTGCAGTCGGGCAGCTTCAACATCCTCGACTGGCACGCGCTGCCGCTGGGCCTGACGGCGCAGACCTGGCTGTTCATCGCCTTCTTCTTCGCCTTTGCCGTCAAGGTGCCGATGTGGCCGGTGCATACCTGGTTGCCGGATGCCCACGTCGAAGCGCCCACTGGCGGCTCGGTGGTGCTGGCCGCGATCATGCTGAAGCTTGGCGCCTACGGCTTCCTGCGCTTCTCGCTGCCGATCCTGCCGGATGCCAGCCAGGAACTCGCCGGCTACATGATCGCGCTGTCGCTGATCGCTGTGATCTACATCGGTTTCGTCGCCATCATCCAGGGCGACATGAAGAAGCTGGTGGCCTACTCTTCGGTTTCGCACATGGGCTTCGTCACCCTGGGCTTCTTCCTCTTTAACCAGATCGGCCTCGAAGGCGCGCTGGTGCAGATGATTTCCCACGGCTTCGTTTCCGGTGCCATGTTCCTTTGCATCGGCGTCATGTACGATCGCCTGCACAGCCGCCAGATCGGCGATTACGGCGGCGTGGTGAACACCATGCCGAAATTCGCCGCCTTCTTCCTGCTGTTCTCCATGGCCAACTCCGGCCTGCCGGCCACCTCCGGTTTCGTCGGCGAATTCATGGTCGTCCTCGGCGCGGTGAAATACAACTTCTGGATCGGTTTCGGAGCGGCGATCTCGCTGATCCTCGGCGCGGCCTATTCGCTGTGGATGTACAAGCGGGTGGTCTTCGGGGGCGTCGGCAACAAGCATGTCGCCGAAATGGCCGACCTCGACCGCCGCGAGTTCTTCATTCTTGGCGTATTGGCGCTGTGTGTACTGGGCATGGGCCTGTATCCCTTCCCCTTCACCGAGGTCATGCACGTTTCGGTCGAGCATCTGCTTGAGCATGTGTCGACCGGCAAGCTGACCCTGGTGGCGCCCTAA
- the nuoL gene encoding NADH-quinone oxidoreductase subunit L, producing the protein MDMKTLYLVVPLAPLFGAILAGLFGKRIGRAGAHTVTILGVAIAFVASVMIFLDVQAGNTFNGSVYQWMETDGLKLEIGFLIDPLTTMMMLVVTFVSLMVHIYTIGYMHDDPGYQRFFSYISLFTFSMLMLVMSNNFLQLFFGWEAVGLVSYLLIGFWYTRPTAIYANLKAFLVNRVGDFGFILGIGLIAAYAGSLDYAEVFAQREMLAAQNIELFTGTPWLLITVICICLFVGAMGKSAQFPLHVWLPDSMEGPTPISALIHAATMVTAGIFMVTRMSPLFELSDAALSFVMVIGAITALFMGFLGIIQNDIKRVVAYSTLSQLGYMTVALGASAYSIAVFHLMTHAFFKALLFLGAGSVIIGCHHNQDIRYMGGLWKHMKITWITSLIGSLALIGLPFFSGFYSKDSIIEAVALSNLPGSGFAYFAVVAGVFVTAFYSFRMYFLVFHGKERYDQAPHDDHHDDHHHGGTPHESPWVVWLPLVALAIPSIVIGYIAIEPMLYGGYFGDAIAIAPAHAAMAHLKSEFHGATAMALHGMTQLPFILAVAGVVLAWFFYLKRPEIPTFIMQRCKPIYTLLENKYYFDKINEVVFAGGARGLGRGLWKGGDQMLIDGLLVNGSARVVGWVSAISRRLQTGYVYQYAFMMIFGVFVLLTLWIFRA; encoded by the coding sequence ATGGACATGAAAACGCTTTATCTGGTTGTGCCGCTGGCGCCGCTGTTCGGCGCCATTCTCGCGGGCCTGTTTGGCAAGCGCATCGGTCGGGCCGGCGCGCATACCGTGACCATTCTCGGCGTGGCCATCGCCTTCGTCGCCTCGGTGATGATCTTCCTCGACGTGCAGGCCGGCAACACCTTCAACGGCAGCGTCTATCAATGGATGGAGACGGATGGCCTGAAGCTCGAAATCGGCTTCCTGATCGATCCCCTGACCACCATGATGATGCTGGTGGTGACTTTCGTCTCGCTGATGGTGCATATCTACACCATCGGCTACATGCACGACGATCCGGGCTATCAGCGTTTCTTCAGTTACATCTCGCTGTTCACCTTCTCGATGCTGATGCTGGTGATGTCCAACAACTTCCTCCAGTTGTTCTTCGGTTGGGAAGCGGTGGGCCTGGTTTCCTATCTGCTGATCGGCTTCTGGTACACCCGGCCGACGGCGATCTACGCCAACCTCAAGGCTTTTCTGGTCAACCGCGTCGGCGACTTCGGCTTCATCCTCGGCATCGGCCTGATCGCCGCCTATGCCGGCTCGCTGGATTACGCCGAGGTCTTCGCCCAGCGCGAAATGCTGGCCGCGCAGAATATCGAACTCTTTACCGGCACGCCCTGGCTGCTGATCACCGTGATCTGCATCTGCCTGTTCGTCGGCGCGATGGGCAAGTCGGCGCAATTTCCGCTGCACGTCTGGCTGCCCGACTCGATGGAAGGCCCGACGCCGATCTCCGCCCTGATCCACGCCGCCACCATGGTGACGGCTGGCATCTTCATGGTCACGCGCATGTCGCCGCTGTTCGAGCTGTCCGACGCGGCGCTGTCCTTCGTCATGGTGATCGGCGCCATCACCGCGCTGTTCATGGGCTTTCTCGGCATCATCCAGAACGACATCAAGCGCGTCGTCGCCTACTCGACGCTCTCGCAGTTGGGCTACATGACCGTGGCGCTGGGCGCTTCGGCCTATTCGATCGCCGTCTTCCACCTGATGACCCATGCCTTCTTCAAGGCGCTGCTGTTCCTCGGCGCCGGTTCGGTGATCATCGGCTGCCACCACAACCAGGACATCCGCTACATGGGTGGCCTGTGGAAGCACATGAAGATCACCTGGATCACTTCCCTGATCGGCTCGTTGGCACTGATCGGCCTGCCTTTCTTCTCGGGCTTCTATTCCAAGGATTCGATCATCGAGGCCGTGGCCCTGTCCAACCTGCCGGGCTCGGGTTTTGCCTATTTCGCCGTGGTCGCCGGCGTCTTCGTCACCGCCTTCTACTCCTTCCGCATGTACTTCCTGGTCTTCCATGGCAAGGAGCGCTACGACCAGGCGCCGCATGACGATCATCACGATGATCATCATCACGGCGGCACGCCGCACGAGTCTCCCTGGGTGGTCTGGCTGCCGCTGGTGGCGCTGGCGATTCCGTCCATCGTCATCGGTTACATCGCCATCGAACCGATGCTCTATGGCGGCTATTTCGGCGATGCCATCGCCATCGCTCCGGCGCATGCCGCCATGGCGCATCTGAAGAGCGAGTTCCACGGCGCCACCGCCATGGCCTTGCACGGCATGACTCAACTGCCTTTCATCCTGGCCGTTGCCGGGGTCGTGCTGGCCTGGTTCTTCTATCTCAAGCGCCCCGAGATTCCGACCTTCATCATGCAGCGCTGCAAGCCGATCTACACCCTGCTGGAGAACAAATACTATTTCGACAAGATCAACGAAGTGGTGTTTGCCGGCGGCGCCCGCGGTCTCGGCCGTGGCCTGTGGAAGGGCGGCGACCAGATGCTTATCGACGGCCTGCTGGTGAACGGTTCGGCGCGCGTGGTCGGCTGGGTGTCCGCGATTTCACGCCGGCTGCAAACCGGCTACGTCTACCAGTATGCCTTCATGATGATATTCGGCGTCTTCGTCCTGCTGACGCTGTGGATCTTCCGGGCTTGA